AAGCCTTATCAGGGAAAATAATAAAAAAGCAATAATACTCCTGAATAAAATTGATCTTTCAAGAAAAATAGAAAGAAAAGATATTGATTTTTTTAATGGTGAAATACTGGAAATTTCTGCGAAAGAAGAAACAGGAATCGAAGAGATGGAAGAAAGAATCTATAACTATATTCTTGAAGAAGATGTGGAGGATTCTTCCGAAAAGCTTATAATTACCAATATAAGACATAAGTCTGCACTGGAGAAAACAAAAGAAGCAGTAGAGAATATATTCGAGACAATTGATTCTGAAATGCCTATGGATTTAATATCAGTAGATCTCAAAGAGGCACTGGATTCTTTATCGGAAATTACAGGGGAAATAAGTTCAGAAGATATACTGGATCATGTTTTTAGTAATTTCTGTGTAGGTAAATAAAAAATTAGAAGTATAAAAGAAAAACAAAATAATAAAAAAAGAAACGGGTAAGAAAAAATAAAGTTATTGCAGTTATAATCTATACATAGTTAGATGTAGTTAATAGAAGTAAAAACTAATAACTTTTCATATACCCCTTAAAAAAAACCGTTGTATTAGTACAACGGTTTTTATTTATTAAATTTATAAAAAGGAATAAATAATAAAAAAAGAATATAAAAAGGAAAAATAAAGAAAAAAGATTTATACTCTTATTATAGTTAACGAAGTAATTAATTTTTTCATATACCCCTTTAAAGAAGAAACTATTTGTGTTCAACCAGATAGTTTCTTTTTTATAAATATAAAATTTAATAAAAAAAGGCTGCGGTGTAAAACAGCCTTTTTATTATTGCCAAGAAAATATACTATTCAATATCAACAGTTTTTATATTTTCTTCCGGTTTTTCCAATTTAGGAATATTTATATTCAGTACACCGTTTTCATATTTGCTCTTAATATTTTCAAGATCACAGTTTCCGGGGATCTCAAGAGTTCTTATAAATGATTCTGAAGAAAATTCTTTTTTGTGATAATTTTTTTCTTCTACATTGCTCTCTGCTTTATTCTCATACTTGATAACCAGATTATTGTCTTTTATCTGAACTGTAAAATTTTCTTTTTTTGCCCCGGGATAAGCGACATCAATCTGATAATTATAATCATCTTCAGAAACATTAAGTGCCGGAAGAGAAGACTTAAAACTAAAAAAATCATCGAAGAGATTATCTTTGAAAAAATTATCTCTTTTAACTAAATCATCAAAAAAAGTAGATTTAATTGGTAAAAATTTTTTGTTCATAGACTATCACCTCATTAAAAAATTTATTTATAATTTCTCTTTATATTTCAAGTATAGCACTAAAAAAAATGAAGGTCAATATATTGTAAAGTCCCGAAAAATAAGCCTCTTTTTATAAGCAGCCAAAAAAAAACGAAAAAATCCCTTGACAGATAAGCAAAAATTCGATATAATCTTTTTTGTATCATTATTGGGCTGTCGCCAAGCGGTAAGGCACTGGACTTTGACTCCAGCATGCAATGGTTCGAATCCATTCAGCCCAGCCAATGAAAAAAAATTAGACTATATATAGAAAGCTGTTTCATGTGAAACAGCTTTTTTCTTTTATAAGGAAAATAAAATCTTTCCTTTACATAAACTATATTTATTGGTATTATGAGTTTAATGTAAATTATGAGGAGGCAAAAGATGAAAAAAGTTATAACAGCAGTAATTTTTCTTTTAAGCATAACAGGGTTTGCAAGAAACGGAGTCTGGGAAATAGTAAGCGAAATATCAAATCCAAAAGTACAGGTAATATTTTCAGGAGATAATGAAAAATTATCGAAATCCGGTGATTCTGAAAGTCCAAGCGGAATATTCATGGATTATTTGGATTCTTCAGTAACACAGGGAGACGGTTCAGATTTAATTATTGTAGAATTGAAATATAATATATCTGATTTAAAACCGGGGAAGGCTAAAGTAAACTCTCTGAAAGCTGATCTGAAATCAGCACAGTTAGTCGCTGCAGTCAGCAAAAATAATGATGATACACTAATGGTTTTATTTAACTCAGATGCATACAAAGATATAAAAGTGTATGATAAGGGAAACAAGACTATAATAAATTATAATGATTTATATATTGTTTTTGATAAAGGAGATGCAGAATTGACAAATGCTTCTGCATGGAATTAAGCTTAAAATACAGAAATTACAGTAAAAGTATTAAAAAAAACATCCGCAGGGATGTTTTTTATTGCAAAAGCACAGTTAATTTATTTTATAACCGGAATAAAAACTTTAGTCAGCAGTTCACTTTCGGGAAATTCTATTCCGTTATAATAAAATTCATAATAAGCCCCGGAAAATCTATAACCGTTTTCTTCTATCCAGCTGGTCATTTCATTATATAAAGGCTCCATATCACTGTAAGACCCCAGAAACATACAAAAAACAGCAAGAGTTTCCTCAAGAAATGATGCTTTCACATCACCTTTTCCCGGAAAAGAAGCGGAAACGGGAAAACCTATTTCTATCTCCATATCTTCAGGATCAAGATTGTGATAAGCAACAAAAGGAACATCAGACATAAGTTCATCTATTTCTTTCAGATATTCTGCTATTTTTCTGAAACTTTCCCCGATAGCAGACGGCAGACTAGCTGCATTAGTGGTAGTTCTTACTGATAAAATCGGTTGTTTTCCTATTTTTACCAATTCAATGTTTGAAATTTTCGGCATTATTATCACCTCTCTAAAAAATGATTATTTTATATGAAAATAAAAAGAAAAAAGAAATTTGAAAAAGATAGAAAATCCTGTAATAAAGGCAGGGAAAATCTATTATTGGGATGGAACCTCTGCAAAATCCAAGGCTGTCTGAATACTGTTTATATTATACCACAATAAGAAAAAGTTATAATATAAAATGTTTGAAAAACCTCATATATTCTGTTATACTAAAATCAAAAAAGTATATCGGAGGGAGAAAATGAAACTGGAATTTAGTTACGACTTTGCAAAAAAATTTATAAATGATCATGAACTAAGTGAATTTTTACCACAGGTGGAAACAGCAGTAAAGTACCTTGAAGAAAAAAAAGGTGCGGGAAATGACTATTTAGGGTGGATAGACCTGCCTGAGAATTATGACAAAGAAGAATTTGCAAGAATAAAGAAATCAGCTGAAAAAATAAAGAATGATTCTGAAGTTTTCGTGGTAATAGGTATAGGCGGATCATATCTGGGAGCTAAAGCAGCAATTGAATTTTTATCTCATACTTTTGCAAATAAATTATCCAAAGAAAAAAGAAAATCCCCTGAAATATATTTCGCAGGAACGAATATAAGCGGTGTTTATTTACAGCACTTAATAGAAGTAATAGGAGACAGAGATTTCTCTATTAATGTTATTTCAAAATCAGGAACTACTACAGAGCCTGCCCTTGCTTTCAGAGTATTTAAAAATCTTCTTGAAAAAAAATACGGAAAAGAAGGTGCAAGAGAAAGAATATATTCTACTACTGATAAAGCAAGAGGAGCACTTAAAAAGCTTTCTGACGAGGAAAAATACGAAACATTTGTAGTACCTGATGATGTAGGCGGAAGATTTACAGTGCTTACTGCGGTTGGATTACTGCCGATAGCAGCAGCAGGAATAGATATAGATGAATTAATGAAAGGTGCAGCAGCAGCAATGGTAGACTTTAGAGCGCCGTTTGAGGATAATATCTGTTATCAGTATGCTGCAATAAGAAACATCCTTCACAGAAAAGGAAAAGATATAGAAATTCTGGTGAATTATGAACCAAGACTCCACTTTATATCTGAATGGTGGAAACAGCTTTTTGGTGAATCTGAAGGAAAAGACCAAAAAGGGATATTCCCGGCATCGGTTGACTTTTCTACTGATCTGCACTCTCTTGGGCAGTATATTCAGGATGGAAAGAGAACAATGTTTGAAACAGTAATCAGTATAGAAAAGCCGGAAGTAGAATTTTTAATAGAAGAAGATAAAGATAATCTTGACGGGCTGAACTTTGTAGCAGGAAAAACAATGGACTATGTTAATAAAAAAGCATGTGACGGAAC
This genomic stretch from Sebaldella sp. S0638 harbors:
- a CDS encoding Hsp20/alpha crystallin family protein, whose amino-acid sequence is MNKKFLPIKSTFFDDLVKRDNFFKDNLFDDFFSFKSSLPALNVSEDDYNYQIDVAYPGAKKENFTVQIKDNNLVIKYENKAESNVEEKNYHKKEFSSESFIRTLEIPGNCDLENIKSKYENGVLNINIPKLEKPEENIKTVDIE
- a CDS encoding GyrI-like domain-containing protein → MPKISNIELVKIGKQPILSVRTTTNAASLPSAIGESFRKIAEYLKEIDELMSDVPFVAYHNLDPEDMEIEIGFPVSASFPGKGDVKASFLEETLAVFCMFLGSYSDMEPLYNEMTSWIEENGYRFSGAYYEFYYNGIEFPESELLTKVFIPVIK
- a CDS encoding glucose-6-phosphate isomerase; its protein translation is MKLEFSYDFAKKFINDHELSEFLPQVETAVKYLEEKKGAGNDYLGWIDLPENYDKEEFARIKKSAEKIKNDSEVFVVIGIGGSYLGAKAAIEFLSHTFANKLSKEKRKSPEIYFAGTNISGVYLQHLIEVIGDRDFSINVISKSGTTTEPALAFRVFKNLLEKKYGKEGARERIYSTTDKARGALKKLSDEEKYETFVVPDDVGGRFTVLTAVGLLPIAAAGIDIDELMKGAAAAMVDFRAPFEDNICYQYAAIRNILHRKGKDIEILVNYEPRLHFISEWWKQLFGESEGKDQKGIFPASVDFSTDLHSLGQYIQDGKRTMFETVISIEKPEVEFLIEEDKDNLDGLNFVAGKTMDYVNKKACDGTVLAHIDGGVPNLLLKLPEATPYHLGYLFYFFEKACGVSGYILGINPFNQPGVEDYKRNMFALLGKTGYEEEGKKLEERLKK